In a genomic window of Thermosynechococcus sp. CL-1:
- a CDS encoding pyruvate kinase, which translates to MLLEAPTVPVSPIALLHSLLELRQEITKEGEARFQQWQSKIKRSEFIPSARNLAYYLALRWRDLRAIQMALMPWGLSSLGRIESRVLPNLDAVINTLGALCHTHESLPPRPPLDAFFAGDRQLRRQTEELFGPIRGKRHGRIMVTLPPEAATDPQWSITLLRKGMNCARINCAHDDPATWEAMIEHLQAASHITGQPCKILMDLGGPKPRIADIFPEVVRLHGGDRLRLTTAICPDGGEIPQFTCSLPEILPQLEVGQRIWIDDGHIGGRIVSKDEQGVELTITHCKEGQRLKVAKGLNFPDSDLRLCPLTASDREHLAFACRHADIIGYSYVQSAEDIALLQRELEHCCGDRADQMGIIAKIETPKAIRALPELIIQAAGRQPFGVMIARGDLAVEIGYQRLAEMQEEILWLCEAAHVPVVWATQVLENLVKKGVPSRAEITDAAMAERAECVMLNKGPYVGLAVDILDDVLARMEAHQQKKTPQLRALHSWHPYETIVRQ; encoded by the coding sequence ATGTTGCTGGAGGCACCGACTGTACCAGTTTCCCCCATTGCCTTGCTCCATAGCCTGTTAGAACTGCGGCAGGAAATTACCAAAGAAGGGGAAGCCCGTTTTCAACAGTGGCAATCAAAAATTAAGCGATCCGAATTTATACCTAGTGCCCGCAATCTTGCCTACTATTTGGCCTTGCGCTGGCGGGATCTACGGGCAATTCAAATGGCCTTGATGCCTTGGGGGTTATCGTCCTTAGGGCGGATTGAGTCGCGGGTGCTCCCCAATTTGGATGCGGTGATCAATACTTTGGGCGCCCTGTGCCATACCCATGAGTCACTGCCCCCCCGCCCACCCTTAGATGCCTTTTTTGCGGGCGATCGCCAACTGCGCCGCCAGACGGAAGAACTCTTTGGTCCGATTCGGGGCAAACGCCATGGGCGCATCATGGTGACCCTGCCCCCTGAGGCGGCGACTGACCCCCAATGGAGTATTACGCTCCTGCGCAAGGGGATGAACTGTGCTCGGATCAACTGTGCCCACGATGACCCCGCCACTTGGGAAGCGATGATTGAGCACCTGCAAGCGGCAAGCCACATTACGGGTCAACCCTGCAAAATTCTCATGGACTTGGGGGGGCCAAAACCCCGCATTGCCGACATTTTTCCTGAGGTGGTGCGCCTCCACGGCGGCGATCGCCTGCGCTTGACTACAGCAATTTGCCCTGATGGCGGAGAAATACCGCAATTCACCTGCTCCTTGCCAGAAATTTTGCCGCAATTGGAGGTGGGGCAGCGGATTTGGATTGACGATGGTCACATTGGCGGTCGCATTGTCAGCAAAGATGAGCAAGGGGTGGAACTGACTATCACCCACTGCAAAGAAGGACAGCGGTTGAAAGTGGCCAAAGGCTTAAACTTCCCCGATAGTGATTTGCGCCTGTGTCCTCTGACCGCAAGCGATCGCGAGCATCTGGCCTTTGCTTGCCGCCATGCCGACATCATTGGCTACTCCTACGTCCAGTCCGCCGAGGATATTGCCCTACTGCAACGGGAACTGGAGCATTGTTGTGGCGATCGCGCCGACCAGATGGGCATCATTGCCAAAATTGAGACCCCGAAAGCAATTCGAGCACTGCCAGAACTGATCATCCAAGCGGCGGGTCGGCAACCCTTTGGCGTCATGATTGCCCGGGGTGATCTCGCGGTTGAAATTGGCTACCAACGCTTGGCAGAAATGCAGGAGGAAATCCTCTGGCTCTGTGAAGCTGCCCATGTGCCCGTGGTTTGGGCGACCCAAGTCCTTGAAAACTTGGTGAAAAAAGGCGTGCCCTCCCGTGCAGAAATCACGGATGCAGCGATGGCGGAGCGAGCGGAGTGTGTCATGCTCAACAAAGGCCCCTATGTGGGACTGGCAGTAGATATCCTCGATGATGTCCTTGCCCGCATGGAAGCCCACCAGCAGAAGAAAACACCGCAACTGCGGGCACTGCACTCGTGGCACCCCTACGAGACAATTGTGCGCCAATAA
- a CDS encoding Fe(3+) ABC transporter substrate-binding protein has translation MQKVGRRVLLGMGAGATAYVAHHLWNQKAESSNAQQRQAGGVINVYSARHYDTDKALYNGFTEQTGIRVNLIEAEADALIERIRSEGSRSPADVLITVDAGRLWRAQQAGLLQPIQSRVLNSVVPANLREPQGHWFGLSRRVRVLIYDKSKVNPNQLSTYEDLANPRWRRQILTRSSSHVYNQSLVGSLLAIHGPQRTEEWVRGLVANFARPPEGNDTAQIRACAAGVGSIAITNHYYLARLMASDKAEDRAVAEKVGLFFPNQRDRGAHVNICGGGVVAGAPNRQAAIRFLEYLVSPRAQEMFAMANFEYPVRAGVPVHPIVQRFGNFRGQNVNAAVFGRNNAEALRLMDRAGWR, from the coding sequence ATGCAGAAAGTCGGTCGCCGTGTACTCCTAGGCATGGGCGCTGGGGCAACGGCCTATGTCGCCCACCACCTCTGGAACCAAAAAGCAGAATCGAGCAATGCTCAACAGCGGCAGGCAGGGGGTGTGATCAATGTCTATTCAGCACGGCACTACGATACCGACAAAGCCCTCTACAACGGTTTCACCGAGCAAACTGGCATTCGGGTCAATCTCATTGAAGCTGAGGCTGATGCCCTAATTGAACGGATTCGCAGTGAGGGCAGTCGGAGTCCTGCCGATGTGTTGATTACGGTGGATGCCGGTCGCTTGTGGCGAGCCCAGCAGGCCGGTCTTTTGCAGCCGATTCAGTCAAGGGTACTCAATAGCGTTGTGCCAGCCAACCTACGGGAGCCTCAAGGACACTGGTTTGGTCTCTCGCGGCGGGTGCGTGTCCTGATTTACGATAAATCCAAAGTGAATCCCAACCAACTCTCCACCTACGAAGACTTGGCCAATCCTAGGTGGCGGCGGCAGATCCTCACACGCAGCTCCAGCCATGTCTATAACCAATCCTTGGTAGGCTCACTGCTGGCGATTCATGGTCCTCAAAGAACAGAAGAGTGGGTGCGGGGATTGGTTGCCAACTTTGCCCGACCCCCAGAGGGAAATGACACCGCACAAATTCGCGCTTGTGCAGCGGGTGTTGGAAGTATTGCAATTACAAATCATTACTACCTCGCTCGATTAATGGCCTCAGATAAAGCAGAAGACCGCGCAGTTGCTGAGAAGGTTGGTTTGTTCTTCCCAAATCAGCGCGATCGCGGTGCCCATGTCAATATCTGCGGTGGCGGCGTGGTGGCGGGTGCCCCCAACCGGCAAGCGGCCATTCGTTTTCTCGAATACTTAGTGAGTCCTAGGGCGCAGGAAATGTTTGCCATGGCCAACTTTGAATATCCCGTGCGCGCCGGGGTACCCGTGCATCCGATTGTGCAGCGATTTGGCAACTTCCGTGGCCAAAATGTCAATGCTGCAGTGTTTGGCCGCAACAATGCCGAGGCTCTGCGGCTCATGGATCGGGCGGGGTGGCGCTAA
- the cbiB gene encoding adenosylcobinamide-phosphate synthase CbiB, protein MSCPFIAYTILLAAALLDFGLGDPWGWPHPVRWMGAYIQSLSNGFNYGQGWPVWGQRLGGALLTLSLILGSALISWGVVALGMRISPLLGWGIAVVGTASGFAGRSLRDAAAEVLVPLAASNLEGARQSLAKYVGRETAHLEAPEILRAVLETVSENTTDGMMAPLFYGAIATLWVPQLTPLPFVMAYKAASTLDSMIGYREPPYTHWGWFAAKTDDVLTWLPCRWFVFLVALCSGQWQRVWQWCCRDAPKDPSPNSGWSECAYAAAFGVRLGGTNTYRGTVKVKPFLGEPLHPIDQGTIIAALRLSRSLYLITLTATGGIVLVWHKVFSI, encoded by the coding sequence GTGTCTTGCCCCTTCATTGCCTACACGATTCTTCTGGCTGCTGCCCTCCTTGACTTTGGCCTTGGGGATCCTTGGGGCTGGCCGCATCCCGTGCGCTGGATGGGAGCGTATATTCAATCCCTTAGCAACGGGTTCAACTATGGCCAAGGCTGGCCAGTTTGGGGACAGCGGTTGGGGGGGGCGCTGCTGACACTGAGCTTAATCCTAGGTTCTGCCCTCATCAGTTGGGGGGTGGTGGCACTGGGGATGAGGATTTCGCCCCTCCTCGGTTGGGGGATTGCAGTCGTGGGCACGGCCAGTGGCTTTGCGGGTCGTAGTCTGCGGGATGCAGCGGCAGAGGTATTGGTACCTTTGGCGGCTAGCAATCTTGAGGGGGCACGCCAGTCCTTGGCCAAGTATGTGGGTCGCGAGACTGCCCATCTAGAGGCACCTGAGATTCTGCGGGCGGTTCTGGAAACCGTCAGTGAAAATACCACCGATGGCATGATGGCGCCACTCTTTTATGGGGCGATCGCCACCCTGTGGGTGCCTCAACTGACGCCCCTGCCCTTCGTGATGGCCTACAAAGCTGCCAGTACCTTGGACTCAATGATTGGCTATCGCGAGCCACCCTACACCCACTGGGGATGGTTTGCTGCCAAAACCGATGATGTGCTCACGTGGTTGCCCTGTCGGTGGTTCGTCTTTCTGGTTGCCCTTTGCTCCGGGCAGTGGCAGCGAGTGTGGCAGTGGTGTTGCCGGGATGCGCCCAAGGATCCCAGTCCCAATTCCGGTTGGAGTGAGTGTGCCTATGCAGCTGCTTTTGGCGTACGGCTGGGGGGTACGAATACCTATCGCGGCACGGTGAAAGTGAAACCCTTTTTAGGAGAACCGCTGCACCCCATTGATCAAGGCACGATTATTGCGGCTCTGCGGCTCAGCCGTTCCCTCTACCTGATCACCCTTACAGCCACAGGCGGCATCGTTTTGGTGTGGCATAAAGTGTTTTCCATTTAG
- a CDS encoding bifunctional diguanylate cyclase/phosphodiesterase: MAKETGCNTYQFYTNSLNALAPELLRLENDLHGALERGELSIYYQPQLDLTRGKIHAIEALLRWHHPRQGLLYPKHFIDIAEENGLILAIGRWVLQQACRDCQAWQQQGLAGVGVAVNLSARQFLHMNLVEEVSQCLRNAHLPPELLTLEITETTAIHHVQRTQLILQELRALGVGITLDDFGTGYASLNYLKQFPITGLKIDRSFITEIAGNRQDQAIVKAIIDLANGLEIPTVAEGVETWGQGQLLHHLGCKATQGYLLTEPLPYSQVIHWSIPQMRLR; encoded by the coding sequence GTGGCGAAGGAAACAGGCTGCAACACGTATCAGTTCTACACCAATAGTCTCAATGCCCTTGCCCCGGAACTCCTGCGCCTTGAAAACGATCTCCATGGGGCCCTTGAACGCGGCGAACTCTCAATTTACTATCAGCCCCAACTGGATCTCACAAGAGGCAAAATTCACGCCATTGAAGCATTACTGCGCTGGCACCATCCTCGGCAGGGCTTGCTCTATCCCAAACACTTTATTGATATTGCTGAAGAAAATGGTCTGATCCTTGCTATTGGCCGCTGGGTTCTCCAACAGGCCTGTCGCGACTGCCAAGCATGGCAACAACAGGGATTAGCTGGCGTAGGAGTAGCGGTAAACCTGTCGGCACGGCAGTTTTTGCACATGAATCTTGTCGAAGAAGTCAGCCAGTGCCTGCGGAACGCCCACCTTCCTCCCGAATTACTCACCTTGGAAATTACAGAAACCACGGCCATCCATCACGTCCAACGAACGCAGTTAATCCTTCAAGAGTTGCGTGCCCTTGGGGTGGGGATCACGCTGGATGATTTTGGCACTGGTTACGCCTCACTGAACTATCTGAAACAATTCCCGATCACTGGGCTAAAAATTGATCGCTCGTTTATTACTGAGATTGCAGGCAATCGCCAAGACCAAGCAATTGTCAAAGCCATTATTGACTTAGCCAACGGTTTAGAGATTCCCACTGTCGCCGAAGGTGTAGAAACTTGGGGGCAAGGGCAACTCCTCCACCACCTTGGCTGTAAGGCCACTCAAGGCTACCTGCTCACAGAGCCACTTCCCTATTCCCAAGTGATCCACTGGTCAATTCCTCAAATGCGGTTGAGATGA
- a CDS encoding 7-carboxy-7-deazaguanine synthase QueE, translating into MFSAIQGEGANVGCRQIFIRLAGCDLRCTYCDSAHTWFVPAHALIEAQAGDRHFQTVPNPVTAAHILEAVQQLNTPPIHDSISLTGGEPLLHAATLAPFLPLLKAHSSLPLYLETGGHHPEALEQILPYLDSVGMDIKLPSVSGECHWSAHEAFLRLCDRAPVEVFCKVIISQTTDPADLDCLSALVASVNPHIPVFLQPVTPVGTGRCTPPPTPEQLLRWQAQLKAQLTQVRVVPQTHKYLGQR; encoded by the coding sequence ATGTTCTCAGCGATTCAAGGGGAAGGCGCTAATGTGGGGTGTCGGCAAATTTTTATTCGCTTGGCGGGTTGTGATCTCCGCTGCACCTATTGTGACAGTGCCCACACATGGTTTGTTCCCGCCCATGCCCTAATTGAAGCACAAGCGGGCGATCGCCACTTTCAAACCGTACCCAATCCCGTCACTGCCGCCCATATTCTCGAAGCCGTACAGCAGCTCAATACTCCCCCCATCCACGACAGTATTAGCCTCACCGGCGGCGAACCGCTGCTTCATGCTGCAACACTGGCACCATTTTTGCCCCTCCTCAAAGCCCATAGCTCCCTGCCCCTCTACCTTGAAACTGGCGGACACCATCCAGAAGCACTGGAGCAAATTCTTCCCTATCTCGATAGTGTCGGCATGGACATTAAGCTCCCCAGCGTCAGTGGTGAGTGCCATTGGTCAGCCCATGAAGCCTTTTTGCGCCTGTGCGATCGCGCCCCTGTCGAGGTCTTTTGCAAAGTAATTATTTCCCAAACCACCGACCCTGCCGATCTCGATTGTCTCAGTGCCCTTGTGGCCAGCGTCAATCCCCATATCCCGGTCTTTCTCCAACCTGTAACGCCCGTAGGTACCGGTCGCTGTACCCCCCCACCCACCCCGGAACAACTCCTCAGGTGGCAAGCGCAATTGAAGGCACAGCTAACCCAAGTGCGCGTCGTCCCCCAAACCCATAAATATCTCGGCCAGCGCTAG
- a CDS encoding DUF928 domain-containing protein — translation MSAHRFGLSWLLVGTLAMGMGALPVILPSLPAVGQTSPREASEFDRYMQRGYQLTAKRDYQSALVNFRRALSLRPGNRYALTAMSNVEAYIARDRYAAQSSNRLTFVPPNRGMPGQRIAGATRFGECTQGSLTKIVALVPDNNLGMTAAANPSLFFFVPQSTAKSAELMLLSEAGDLLLTQQVPLNGKAGILPVTVDASKAKLQPGQKYQWIFSLTCKPNEPDANPFVTGWIERAELDSNLAQVITTMPPADRLPLLATSQLWNDTLATLVELQQSNPNDAAIKQQWQDVLKSAGIDPQIVNMPLLR, via the coding sequence ATGTCTGCCCACCGTTTTGGCCTTTCGTGGCTGCTTGTCGGTACCTTGGCAATGGGGATGGGTGCCCTGCCAGTTATTTTGCCATCGTTACCTGCTGTTGGCCAAACTTCCCCTAGGGAAGCCAGTGAGTTCGATCGCTACATGCAGCGGGGGTATCAACTCACCGCCAAACGCGACTATCAATCCGCCTTGGTGAATTTCCGCCGTGCCCTCAGTCTGCGCCCCGGTAACCGCTATGCCCTCACAGCGATGAGTAATGTCGAGGCCTATATTGCTCGCGATCGCTACGCTGCCCAATCGAGTAACCGTCTCACCTTTGTACCCCCAAATCGCGGCATGCCAGGGCAACGGATCGCAGGCGCCACCCGCTTTGGTGAATGTACCCAAGGCTCTCTGACAAAAATTGTCGCTCTTGTGCCCGATAACAACTTGGGGATGACCGCTGCGGCCAATCCCAGTCTCTTTTTCTTTGTTCCCCAAAGCACGGCCAAATCGGCGGAACTGATGCTGCTCTCAGAAGCTGGCGATCTGCTCCTCACCCAACAAGTGCCCCTGAATGGTAAAGCCGGCATTTTACCTGTGACAGTGGATGCCAGTAAGGCGAAGCTACAACCGGGGCAAAAATACCAGTGGATCTTCTCCCTCACCTGTAAGCCCAATGAACCCGATGCCAATCCCTTTGTGACGGGCTGGATTGAGCGGGCTGAGCTAGACAGCAACCTTGCCCAGGTGATTACCACCATGCCGCCAGCCGATCGCCTGCCCCTTTTGGCCACCAGTCAACTCTGGAACGATACCTTGGCAACCCTTGTGGAGTTGCAGCAAAGCAATCCCAATGATGCTGCCATCAAACAGCAGTGGCAAGATGTGCTCAAGAGTGCCGGTATTGATCCCCAAATTGTTAATATGCCGCTGTTGCGATAG
- a CDS encoding FxLYD domain-containing protein: MLKITRSPFPLWLTSIVLLGAIAPLPALAQRAAGDIVIIGNSPYDWGRHQRYWNHLLNLSGATAAASTPTPSETPQEVDPKVLEEQLLRNIRVGQPQLQPVLKLPGSSVVTGTVTNNNRQPVTIQSVNYEVVGPNGQILQTGAATPEPATVGPGQTVTYQQMLPTVPADIGARVRLMQPAVQLQGGV, from the coding sequence ATGCTAAAGATAACTCGATCGCCATTTCCCCTTTGGCTAACCAGTATTGTGCTTCTTGGAGCGATCGCCCCCCTCCCTGCCTTGGCACAACGGGCTGCGGGCGACATTGTGATTATTGGCAACTCTCCCTATGACTGGGGGCGCCATCAACGCTATTGGAATCATTTGCTCAACCTTTCTGGAGCAACGGCAGCCGCTTCTACGCCAACACCATCAGAGACGCCCCAAGAAGTCGATCCCAAAGTGCTGGAAGAACAGCTCCTACGCAATATCCGCGTGGGGCAGCCGCAGCTTCAACCTGTACTGAAGTTACCAGGCTCTTCAGTGGTGACCGGTACCGTGACGAACAATAACCGCCAACCGGTAACGATTCAATCCGTTAACTATGAAGTCGTGGGGCCTAATGGCCAAATTCTACAAACGGGTGCAGCGACGCCAGAACCGGCAACTGTTGGTCCCGGTCAGACAGTGACCTATCAACAAATGCTCCCCACTGTGCCAGCGGATATTGGGGCACGGGTGCGCTTAATGCAGCCAGCGGTGCAGCTCCAAGGGGGTGTCTAG
- the coaE gene encoding dephospho-CoA kinase (Dephospho-CoA kinase (CoaE) performs the final step in coenzyme A biosynthesis.) — translation MSRPLRLGITGGIACGKSVVAAYLQQQYGVPIVDADVLARQAVAVGTPIYQAIVDRYGHGICRSDGTLDRPRLGEIVFAQPQERHWLEAQIHPWVIAQMQQAIQACDQPLITLVIPLLFEAHLEGLVDQIWVVATTPAQQLARLQQRDRLSGKAAAQRLASQLPLEEKIRRADTVLWNTGSLEELYRQVDQAFSLLGRNGKGG, via the coding sequence GTGTCTAGACCGCTTCGCCTCGGTATCACGGGGGGAATTGCCTGCGGTAAATCGGTGGTGGCTGCCTATTTGCAGCAGCAGTATGGTGTGCCTATTGTCGATGCTGATGTCTTAGCGCGGCAGGCGGTTGCCGTGGGCACACCCATTTATCAAGCCATTGTTGATCGCTATGGCCATGGCATCTGTCGGAGCGATGGGACCCTCGATCGCCCGCGGTTGGGCGAGATTGTCTTTGCTCAGCCCCAGGAACGCCACTGGCTAGAAGCGCAAATTCACCCTTGGGTGATTGCCCAGATGCAGCAAGCCATTCAAGCATGTGATCAGCCCCTGATTACCCTCGTGATTCCCCTATTGTTCGAAGCCCACCTCGAAGGGTTAGTGGATCAGATTTGGGTCGTTGCCACCACACCTGCACAGCAGTTAGCTCGCCTTCAGCAGCGCGATCGCCTCTCTGGAAAGGCAGCCGCCCAACGCCTCGCTAGTCAATTGCCCCTAGAGGAAAAAATTCGGCGGGCAGATACAGTGCTCTGGAATACTGGTTCTCTTGAGGAACTTTACCGTCAGGTGGATCAGGCCTTTTCCCTACTGGGCAGAAATGGCAAGGGAGGTTAG
- a CDS encoding ATP-binding protein: protein MRQPVFNRILPAFFYERIATVLLAEASHRGATVLTREDVIVSADAPFLVVVAETFALLLQTEPVPQMSAYRVKILTEPVAIARFLRKIRSQTPLGQRSLIRSVLQQLTPLTSKDQTLPADLALSLMNVLSEDMAQQCQNCAPLVTAALSERQAKERLLHQVTTQIRQSLELPELLKTAVDRIREFLGADRLLVGQFYNSTGQLQGQIAYESCRYGGIPSVLGLWDDCWQWSALPSSSYQRLSRGQTIAVSDIEEFYQEVPCLQAFAARWQIKAWLIVPIIVQEKLWGVLIAHQCDRPRQWQPQEVEFLTHLSQHLSIAIYQAQLYSELQQQKATLEQRVNERTQALREALSAMEAAHRIKNDFLATMSHELRTPLTCVIGVSATLLRWPLGPLTAKQREYLEIIHESGTHLLELINSILDLSQAELGRSHLHRSAFSIRQLCTDCIEVVKPQAHRHQVNLHHQLMIPPSRDRFWGDYRRLQQILINLLSNAIKFTPAMGEVILRAWWKEDELIFQVQDTGIGIPAHLQPLLFQKFQQLDSSFGRAYTGAGLGLALTKQWVDLHHGWIDVDSTEGKGSTFTVGLPAIPSDSLPEPPKLKLDVPPLATTDVLVEPEGRIVLVSEDEATATLICSILTTAGYQVIWLVDGEVERLLALTPIAVLLAEPFSSGDVQELVDQLRQRCTPEQLKIFILGSKGNYQGVDRYIPLPINPESFLQQVTMGLTSLAISAQ from the coding sequence ATGCGCCAGCCCGTCTTTAATCGAATTTTACCAGCATTTTTCTACGAGCGAATCGCCACAGTCCTGCTCGCAGAAGCTAGCCATCGCGGCGCAACTGTTCTTACCCGTGAAGATGTTATAGTGTCTGCCGATGCCCCTTTTCTCGTTGTTGTGGCAGAGACCTTTGCGCTGCTGTTGCAGACAGAACCCGTACCGCAGATGAGTGCCTATCGGGTGAAAATCCTCACTGAGCCGGTGGCGATCGCTCGCTTTCTGCGCAAAATTCGCAGCCAGACACCCCTAGGCCAGCGTTCCCTGATCCGCTCAGTTTTGCAGCAGTTGACTCCCTTGACCTCCAAAGACCAAACGTTGCCCGCCGACTTGGCCCTTTCGCTGATGAATGTGCTCAGCGAAGACATGGCTCAGCAGTGTCAAAATTGTGCCCCCCTTGTCACTGCTGCCTTGAGCGAACGACAGGCCAAAGAGCGCCTGCTACATCAGGTCACCACCCAAATTCGCCAAAGTCTGGAGCTGCCTGAACTCTTGAAAACAGCCGTGGATCGGATTCGCGAATTTTTAGGTGCCGATCGGCTACTGGTGGGACAGTTTTACAATTCTACTGGTCAATTGCAGGGGCAAATTGCCTACGAATCTTGCCGCTATGGGGGAATTCCGTCGGTTCTTGGGCTCTGGGATGACTGCTGGCAGTGGTCTGCCCTACCCAGCAGTAGCTATCAGCGTCTCAGTCGTGGCCAAACCATCGCAGTCAGTGACATTGAGGAATTTTATCAAGAGGTTCCCTGCCTACAGGCCTTTGCCGCCCGCTGGCAGATCAAGGCTTGGCTAATTGTGCCAATCATTGTTCAAGAAAAACTTTGGGGAGTGCTCATTGCCCACCAGTGCGATCGCCCCCGCCAGTGGCAACCCCAGGAAGTTGAGTTTTTGACCCATTTGAGTCAACACCTGAGTATTGCCATTTACCAAGCGCAACTCTACAGCGAGCTGCAACAGCAAAAGGCCACCCTTGAACAGCGGGTGAATGAACGCACCCAAGCGCTGCGGGAAGCCCTGAGTGCCATGGAAGCCGCCCATCGGATTAAGAATGACTTTTTGGCCACCATGAGTCATGAACTACGCACGCCTCTGACCTGTGTGATTGGGGTTTCGGCAACGCTATTGCGCTGGCCCCTTGGCCCTCTGACAGCCAAACAGCGGGAGTATTTGGAAATTATCCATGAGAGTGGCACGCACCTGCTGGAGTTAATTAACAGCATTCTTGATCTTTCGCAGGCGGAATTGGGGCGATCGCACCTGCATCGTAGTGCCTTTTCGATTCGGCAACTGTGTACCGACTGCATTGAAGTCGTCAAACCCCAAGCCCATCGCCATCAGGTCAACCTGCACCACCAACTGATGATTCCCCCTAGTCGCGATCGCTTTTGGGGAGACTATCGCCGCCTCCAGCAAATTCTCATTAACCTGCTCAGCAATGCAATTAAGTTTACCCCTGCCATGGGGGAAGTGATCCTACGGGCATGGTGGAAAGAGGATGAACTCATTTTCCAAGTTCAGGACACGGGTATCGGTATCCCAGCGCACCTGCAACCCTTACTCTTTCAAAAGTTTCAGCAGTTGGATAGCTCCTTTGGTCGTGCTTATACTGGAGCAGGGTTGGGGTTAGCCCTCACTAAGCAGTGGGTGGATCTGCACCATGGCTGGATTGATGTGGACTCCACTGAAGGCAAAGGCAGTACGTTCACGGTGGGGCTGCCGGCAATCCCTTCAGACTCCCTACCAGAACCCCCGAAACTCAAGCTAGATGTCCCGCCTCTGGCCACAACGGATGTACTGGTCGAACCGGAGGGGCGAATTGTGCTTGTGAGTGAGGATGAGGCCACTGCCACACTGATCTGTTCTATTTTGACGACCGCAGGCTATCAAGTGATTTGGCTGGTGGATGGTGAAGTGGAACGGTTGCTGGCACTGACTCCCATTGCCGTTCTTTTGGCGGAACCCTTTAGCTCTGGGGATGTGCAGGAGCTAGTGGATCAGTTGCGACAACGCTGCACCCCTGAGCAACTCAAGATTTTCATTTTGGGGTCAAAGGGTAATTACCAAGGGGTCGATCGCTACATTCCTTTGCCGATCAATCCAGAAAGTTTCCTGCAACAGGTGACAATGGGGCTAACCTCCCTTGCCATTTCTGCCCAGTAG